A stretch of Arachis hypogaea cultivar Tifrunner chromosome 15, arahy.Tifrunner.gnm2.J5K5, whole genome shotgun sequence DNA encodes these proteins:
- the LOC112749843 gene encoding putative 12-oxophytodienoate reductase 11 — protein sequence MDSVIPLLTPYKMGKFNLSHRVVLAPLTRQRSYNNVPQPHAVLYYSQRTTNGGLLIAEATCISPTARGYADTPGLWSEEHVHAWKPIVDAVHAKGGIFFCQIWHAGRVSNTCYQPNGEAPVSSTDKQLSPQPRGSGTEVDTFAKPRPLSIQEIPQVINDFRLAARNAIRAGFDGVEIHGAHGYLLEQFMKDKVNDRTDEYGGSLENRCRFPLEVVEAVVNEVGAERVGIRLSPYAEYVDCGDSNPEALGLYMVNALNKYGILYCHMVEPRMITAGEKGECPHSLVPMRKAFNGTFIVAGGYDREDGIKAIAEDRADLVAYGRWFLSNPDLPERFALNAPLNEYNRQTFYTSDPVIGYTDYPFLDDRCCCFPYVMQS from the exons ATGGATAGCGTTATTCCTCTCCTTACTCCATACAAGATGGGGAAGTTCAATTTATCACACAGGGTTGTGTTGGCGCCACTAACAAGGCAGAGGTCCTACAACAATGTTCCACAGCCCCATGCAGTTTTGTACTACTCCCAGAGAACCACCAATGGCGGCCTTCTCATTGCGGAAGCCACTTGTATATCCCCCACTGCTCGCGGCTATGCTGATACTCCCGGGTTGTGGAGCGAGGAGCATGTTCATGCATGGAAGCCCATCGTGGACGCTGTTCATGCCAAGGGCGGCATCTTCTTCTGTCAGATTTGGCATGCTGGAAGAGTCTCCAACACAT GTTATCAGCCAAACGGTGAAGCCCCTGTATCTTCTACGGACAAGCAGCTCTCACCACAACCTCGAGGTAGTGGCACCGAAGTCGATACCTTCGCAAAACCAAGGCCACTAAGCATTCAGGAAATTCCTCAAGTTATCAACGACTTCAGACTTGCTGCTAGAAATGCTATTCGAGCTG GTTTTGATGGAGTGGAGATCCATGGGGCTCACGGCTACCTACTTGAGCAGTTTATGAAAGACAAAGTGAATGACCGAACAGATGAATACGGTGGATCCCTTGAGAACCGTTGTCGATTTCCATTAGAAGTTGTTGAGGCAGTTGTGAATGAGGTAGGAGCTGAAAGAGTTGGAATCAGACTATCACCTTATGCAGAGTATGTAGATTGTGGAGATTCCAACCCTGAAGCATTGGGGCTTTACATGGTTAATGCACTCAACAAATATGGTATTCTCTACTGTCACATGGTTGAACCGAGAATGATAACCGCTGGAGAAAAAGGTGAATGCCCTCACAGTTTGGTGCCAATGAGAAAGGCCTTCAATGGCACTTTCATTGTTGCTGGAGGGTATGACAGAGAGGATGGGATCAAAGCCATAGCTGAAGACAGGGCAGATCTTGTTGCTTATGGTCGTTGGTTCTTGTCTAATCCGGATTTGCCAGAGAGATTCGCACTTAATGCACCTCTCAACGAGTATAACCGCCAAACGTTCTATACATCTGATCCTGTTATTGGTTATACCGACTATCCATTTCTTGATGATAGATGCTGCTGCTTCCCCTATGTAATGCAAAGTTGA
- the LOC112749845 gene encoding 12-oxophytodienoate reductase 2-like has translation MKDKVNDRTDEYGGSLDNRCRFPLEVVEAVVNEIGAERVGIRLSPYAEYLDCGDSNPEALGLYMVNALNKYGILYCHMVEPRMITVGEKGECPHSLVPMRKAFNGTFIVAGGYDREDGNKAIGEDRADLVAYGRWFLSNPDLPKRFALNAPLNEYNRQTFYTSDPVIGYTDYPFLDDAAASPM, from the coding sequence ATGAAAGACAAAGTGAATGACCGAACAGATGAATACGGTGGATCCCTTGACAACCGTTGTCGATTTCCATTAGAAGTTGTTGAGGCAGTTGTGAATGAGATAGGAGCTGAAAGAGTTGGAATCAGACTATCACCTTATGCAGAGTATCTAGATTGTGGAGACTCCAACCCTGAAGCATTGGGGCTTTACATGGTTAATGCACTCAACAAATATGGTATTCTCTACTGTCACATGGTTGAACCGAGAATGATAACCGTTGGAGAAAAAGGTGAATGCCCTCACAGTTTGGTTCCAATGAGAAAGGCCTTCAATGGCACTTTTATAGTTGCTGGAGGGTACGATAGAGAAGATGGGAACAAAGCCATAGGTGAGGACAGGGCAGATCTTGTTGCTTATGGTCGTTGGTTCTTGTCTAATCCGGATTTGCCAAAGAGATTCGCACTTAATGCACCTCTCAACGAGTATAATCGCCAAACGTTCTATACATCTGATCCTGTTATTGGTTATACTGACTATCCATTTCTTGATGATGCTGCTGCTTCCCCTATGTAA
- the LOC112749842 gene encoding type IV inositol polyphosphate 5-phosphatase 7 produces MRLDHSNNTKLSWSKRMVRKFFNIKTKTEDSHQPNAVSYGYGVGDVEYRSRSSFSEREPCSNKKSKTDKGGGGGGGGGGRRGRMNLEHPRIIDVHNYSIFVATWNVAGRSPTSNLSIDDWLHASPAADIYVLGFQEIVPLNAGNILGAEDNGPAKKWLALIGKTLNNLPGANGGNVYYAPSPIPQPVVELDADFEGSARQKNSCYFHRLSFQTSSSTSWRMDNDPSTAQPRLDRRFSVCDRVIFGHRPSDFDPSFRWGYRPSDYSRTSDYSRPSDYSRWGSSDDDNGLGDSPNTAFSPAASNEDGYGMAGRSRYCVVASKQMVGIFLTIWVRSELKDHVGNMKVSCVGRGLMGYLGNKGSISISMSLHETSFCFICSHLTSGQKEGDELRRNSDVMEILKKTRFPRVHGSDNDKSPETILQHDRIIWLGDLNYRIALSYRSAKALVEMQNWRALLENDQLRIEQKKGRAFVGWNEGKIYFPPTYKYSTNSDRYAGDDMHPKEKRRTPAWCDRILWHGGGLHQLSYVRGESRFSDHRPVYGIFWAEVESSHGRMKKSMSCSSRSRIEVEELLPYSHGYTELTFF; encoded by the exons ATGAGACTTGATCATTCAAACAACACCAAG CTGTCATGGTCCAAGAGAATGGTCAGAAAGTTCTTCAACATCAAAACCAAAACGGAGGACTCTCACCAACCAAATGCTGTTTCTTATGGTTATGGAG TTGGTGACGTGGAATACAGAAGCAGAAGCAGCTTCTCCGAGAGAGAGCCATGCTCAAACAAGAAGAGCAAAACAG acaagggaggaggaggaggaggaggaggaggaggaagaagaggaagaatgaaTCTTGAGCATCCTCGAATCATAGATGTCCACAACTATAGCATTTTTGTTGCAACATGGAATGTGGCTGGAAGATCCCCAACAAGTAATTTGAGCATAGATGATTGGCTTCATGCATCACCAGCTGCAGATATATATGTTCTTGG ATTTCAAGAGATAGTTCCCCTGAATGCTGGTAATATCTTAGGGGCTGAGGACAATGGTCCTGCAAAAAAGTGGCTTGCTCTGATTGGGAAGACTTTGAACAATCTTCCTGGTGCTAATGGAGGCAATGTGTACTATGCACCATCTCCTATTCCTCAGCCAGTTGTAGAATTAGATGCAGATTTCGAGGGATCGGCTCGACAGAAGAACTCTTGTTACTTTCATCGCCTCTCTTTCCAGACATCTTCTTCAACCAGCTGGAGAATGGACAATGATCCTTCAACTGCGCAGCCGCGGCTGGATAGAAGATTCAGTGTGTGTGATCGTGTGATATTCGGTCACAGACCAAGTGACTTTGATCCCAGTTTTAGATGGGGTTATAGGCCAAGTGACTATTCCAGAACAAGTGACTATTCCAGACCAAGTGACTACTCAAGATGGGGTTCCTCTGATGATGATAATGGCCTTGGAGATTCACCCAATACAGCGTTTTCGCCAGCTGCCTCTAATGAAGATGGATATGGAATGGCAGGGAGGTCAAGGTATTGTGTTGTTGCAAGCAAGCAAATGGTAGGAATATTTCTTACCATATGGGTTAGAAGTGAATTAAAAGATCATGTTGGGAACATGAAAGTGTCTTGTGTTGGCAGAGGACTCATGGGTTATCTTGGAAATAAG GGATCCATATCAATTAGCATGTCTCTCCATGAAACAAGCTTTTGCTTCATTTGTAGCCACTTGACCTCTGGACAGAAAGAAGGAGATGAACTTAGAAGGAACTCTGATGTGATGGAGATTCTTAAGAAGACAAGGTTTCCACGTGTTCATGGTTCTGACAATGACAAGTCTCCGGAGACAATCCTCCAGCATGA TCGAATTATATGGCTTGGAGATTTGAATTACCGGATAGCTCTATCCTACCGTTCAGCAAAGGCACTTGTTGAGATGCAAAATTGGAGAGCATTATTGGAGAATGATCAG CTGAGAATAGAGCAGAAAAAGGGTCGTGCATTTGTTGGTTGGAATGAAGGCAAGATTTATTTCCCTCCAACATACAAATATTCAACCAATTCTGATAGATATGCAGGAGATGATATGCACCCTAAGGAGAAAAGGCGAACACCGGCCTG GTGTGACCGTATTTTGTGGCACGGCGGAGGACTCCATCAATTGTCTTATGTGCGTGGAGAATCAAGATTCTCAGACCATAGGCCTGTTTATGGCATATTTTGGGCTGAAGTTGAGTCAAGTCATGGAAGAATGAAGAAAAGTATGAGTTGTTCTTCTCGTTCCAGAATTGAAGTGGAGGAACTTTTGCCATATTCCCATGGATATACAGAATTAACCTTTTTCTGA
- the LOC112748050 gene encoding protein MAIN-LIKE 1-like produces the protein MGDDPGRLYRLDGVAHIARVINDEPRRCISSVRRQQGMRLDERLNDRWFRLDEPIVSAFVERWRLETHTFHMSFGECTITLQDVAYQLGLLVDGHYVSGCLTDFHLYIEGGRPAWQWFHELLGVLPPENQIQKFAVNCTWFQETFGECPDGADEETLFADKSGNRIHIRWLPFVARLDEMGGYSWGSAALAWLYRCLCRVANRHVVKLAGPLQLLQSWIFWRFPSFRPPGYDAFSWPLASRWSGYNPRISNKGPRVQMARLKIDLLQPRDFIWMPYSALDVIYVVHLEVLEPRHTMLWRCVTSLIYFAVVEWHQVDRVLPQFGGVQPPLHPALNIDFS, from the exons atgggggacgatccggggaGGCTTTATCGGTTGGATGGAGTTGCTCATATCGCCAGggtgatcaacgacgag CCTCGGCGTTGCATATCCAGCGTTAGGCGGCAGCAGGGGATGCGTCTTGATGAGag actgaacgatagatggttccgACTAGACGAGCCCATTGTCAGTGCATTCGTCGAGAGGTGGCGGCTTGAGACGCACACCTTCCACATgtcgttcggagagtgcaccatCACGCTTCAGGACGTCGCATACCAGCTGGGGTTGCTGGTGGATGGACATTACGTCAGTGGTTGCCTGACAGACTTCCACCTATACATTGAGGGTGGGAGGCCAGCTTGGCAGTGGTTCCATGAGTTGCTCGGTGTTTTACCTCCTGAGAACCAAATTCAGAAATTCGCAGTCAACTGCACCTGGTTCCAGGAGACATTTGGAGAGTGTCCCGACGGGGCTGATGAGGAGACA ctgtttgccgacaagtccggcaaTCGTATACACATCAGATGGCTGCCCTTTGTTGCTAGGCTTGACGAGATGGGTGGCTATAGTTGGGGGTCGGCGGCACTagcatggttgtaccggtgccTGTGCCGAGTCGCCAACAGACATGTCGTGAAGTTGGCAGGGCCTTTACAGTTACTGCAGTCTTGGATCTTTTGGAGGTTTCCTTCTTTTAGGCCTCCTGGGTATGATGCGTTTAGCTGGCCCCTTGCCTCAAG GTGGTCTGGTTACAATCCTAGGATTAGCAACAAGGGACCACGGGTGCAGATGGCTCGCCTGAAGATCGACTTGTTACAGCCTCGAGAT TTCATATGGATGCCCTATAGCGCACTCGACGTCATCTATGTTGTCCATCTGGAGGTCTTGGAGCCTCGGCATACGATGTTATGGCGGTGTGTGACGTCCCTGATATATTTTGCGGTGGTTGAGTGGCATCAGGTTGATAGAGTGTTACCGCAGTTTGGCGGCGTTCAGCCCCCACTGCATCCCGCCCTGAACATCGATTTTTCTTGA